A window of the Tunturibacter empetritectus genome harbors these coding sequences:
- a CDS encoding PadR family transcriptional regulator, translated as MAKNDLQGTLDLLVLKTLSQMGELHGYGIVVHIQRASDDLLRVEEGSLYPALHRMEQRRWIASEWALTNTNRRAKYYKLTSVGRQQLQDAEKNFEYLVKGVRAILSYA; from the coding sequence ATGGCTAAGAATGATTTGCAGGGGACGCTCGATTTGCTGGTTCTCAAGACTCTCTCCCAGATGGGGGAGTTGCATGGTTATGGAATTGTGGTCCATATTCAGCGAGCGTCGGACGATCTGCTGCGCGTCGAGGAAGGCTCTTTATACCCAGCGCTGCACCGGATGGAACAACGTCGATGGATCGCTTCAGAGTGGGCGCTGACGAATACCAACCGCAGGGCCAAGTATTACAAGCTGACCTCCGTGGGCCGCCAGCAGTTACAGGATGCCGAGAAGAACTTTGAGTACCTAGTGAAAGGCGTTCGCGCCATTTTGAGCTATGCGTGA
- the plsX gene encoding phosphate acyltransferase PlsX, with product MPTDIVVDAMGSDKSPEPEVRGAVLAARQYDVRVHLVGPEDKLRPILRQALRGQRLPVFIVPATEWITMDDKAAQAVRSKRDSTMRVGLKMVREGRAAGFFTAGNTGAAMATAKMVLGMLSGVDRPALAQILPTVHRIPSLLLDVGANVDCDPDNLVQFAVMGHMYAKNILKINNPRVGLLSIGEEDSKGNALTRDTLPLLRALKGINFKGNVEGRDLFNGHSDVAVCDGFVGNVALKSIEGTAQLLSASLRESLKSTVTSQVGALLSRRAFAEFKKRLDYSEYGGAVLLGVRGVCIVGHGSSNEKAIMNGVRVAAEFAQAEVNSGIEAALLPS from the coding sequence ATGCCGACTGACATCGTTGTAGATGCAATGGGTTCCGACAAGTCCCCAGAACCAGAGGTTCGCGGGGCCGTCCTTGCTGCGCGTCAGTATGACGTTCGCGTCCACCTGGTTGGGCCGGAGGATAAACTTCGTCCAATTCTGCGGCAGGCGCTGCGTGGACAACGTCTTCCGGTGTTCATCGTGCCTGCCACCGAGTGGATCACGATGGACGACAAGGCCGCCCAGGCGGTCCGGTCCAAGCGCGATTCGACGATGCGGGTAGGGCTGAAGATGGTCCGCGAGGGACGTGCCGCGGGGTTCTTTACCGCAGGCAACACCGGCGCGGCGATGGCTACGGCGAAGATGGTTCTGGGAATGCTTTCCGGCGTCGACCGGCCTGCGCTGGCCCAGATTCTGCCGACCGTCCATCGCATTCCCTCGTTACTGCTGGACGTTGGGGCGAATGTTGACTGCGATCCGGACAATCTGGTCCAGTTTGCCGTGATGGGCCACATGTATGCCAAGAACATCCTGAAGATCAACAACCCTCGCGTCGGCCTTCTCTCGATCGGAGAGGAGGATTCGAAGGGCAACGCTCTGACCCGCGATACTCTGCCGCTGCTGCGTGCCTTGAAGGGGATCAACTTCAAGGGGAACGTGGAGGGTCGCGACCTGTTCAACGGGCACAGCGATGTGGCGGTATGCGACGGTTTCGTCGGGAACGTGGCGCTGAAGTCGATTGAGGGGACGGCCCAGTTGCTGAGTGCGTCGTTGCGCGAGTCGTTGAAGTCCACGGTGACCTCTCAGGTAGGGGCGCTGCTGTCGCGCAGGGCCTTTGCCGAGTTCAAGAAGAGGCTGGATTACTCGGAGTACGGCGGTGCGGTGCTGCTGGGCGTGCGAGGTGTTTGCATCGTAGGGCATGGATCGTCGAATGAGAAGGCGATCATGAACGGGGTGCGGGTTGCGGCAGAGTTTGCTCAAGCCGAGGTGAACTCCGGGATTGAAGCGGCGCTGCTTCCTTCCTAG
- the rpmF gene encoding 50S ribosomal protein L32: protein MPNPKRRHSKQRTAKRRSHDFLTPTGLSECPNCHERKLPHRACRKCGTYKGRDVLVTKEAN from the coding sequence ATGCCTAATCCGAAACGGCGCCACTCCAAGCAACGGACTGCCAAGCGCCGCAGCCACGACTTTTTGACCCCCACCGGCCTCTCCGAGTGCCCCAACTGCCACGAGCGCAAGCTTCCCCATCGTGCCTGCCGCAAGTGCGGTACGTACAAGGGCCGCGACGTTCTCGTGACCAAAGAAGCCAACTAA
- a CDS encoding YceD family protein has product MGRVFDLRREPATLNNVLITPLQLVDEPLEFTEVIAPGALDYASDIRQVGPLPVNGVADLLIEHRSSSSHVNDIRLRANYSADFEILCARCVDPVKVPLTGDFDLIFRPESADADAGERSITADETEIGYYQESGLLLEDVVREQVLLSLPSRTLCTADCKGLCPRCGQNLNQAKCSCEEAPADPRWNALAGLGTLTDKLELKH; this is encoded by the coding sequence ATGGGCAGGGTATTTGATCTGCGCCGGGAACCTGCTACCCTTAATAACGTGCTGATTACTCCGCTCCAACTCGTAGATGAACCCCTTGAGTTCACTGAAGTCATCGCTCCAGGTGCATTGGACTATGCCTCCGATATTCGGCAGGTGGGGCCGCTGCCTGTCAACGGCGTTGCGGACCTGCTGATTGAGCACCGCAGCTCCAGTTCGCATGTGAACGATATCCGGTTGCGGGCTAATTACAGTGCGGACTTCGAGATTCTCTGTGCGCGGTGCGTCGACCCGGTGAAGGTGCCGCTTACGGGCGATTTCGACCTCATCTTTCGTCCCGAATCCGCCGATGCGGACGCCGGGGAGCGTTCTATTACTGCGGATGAGACCGAAATCGGTTATTATCAAGAGAGCGGTCTTTTGCTGGAGGATGTGGTGCGCGAGCAGGTGTTACTCTCCCTGCCAAGTCGCACCCTCTGTACGGCAGATTGCAAGGGGCTTTGCCCGCGCTGTGGTCAGAACCTGAATCAAGCGAAATGCTCCTGCGAGGAGGCTCCGGCTGATCCGCGTTGGAATGCGCTTGCGGGTCTGGGAACTCTGACCGACAAGCTCGAGCTGAAGCACTAA
- a CDS encoding catalase family peroxidase codes for MPLPTDEKLIALSEQLLQQFDAIFGLNPGFRPAHAKGTMLTGTFTPSSEAATLTKAPHILRQSMPVTVRFSDSTGIPLVPDNDPNANPRGFAIRFNLAEHVHTDIVSHSTDGFPTRTGAEFLELLKALATSDPKNLAGSSLEAFLGSHPKALAFVQAPKPAPSSFARESYFGVTAMKFTNKDGVSRFGRYRIVPEAGNDHLDDAAAAAKDANYLMDEIAERVARGPIKFKILVQLANDGDVVDDATNHWPDDRKVLELGTFALTALVADNAQEQKQIIFDPIPRVEGIEPSDDPLLELRAAIYLLSGRRRRAA; via the coding sequence ATGCCGCTTCCTACCGACGAAAAACTCATTGCGCTCAGCGAACAGCTTCTACAACAGTTTGACGCAATCTTTGGGTTGAATCCCGGGTTTCGACCGGCCCATGCTAAGGGCACGATGCTGACCGGCACGTTTACACCTTCCTCCGAGGCGGCCACACTTACCAAAGCGCCGCACATCTTGCGGCAGTCGATGCCAGTGACTGTCCGATTTTCGGACTCGACTGGTATTCCTCTGGTGCCTGATAACGATCCGAATGCAAATCCCCGAGGATTCGCGATTCGGTTCAACCTTGCGGAACACGTCCACACCGATATCGTCAGCCATTCGACGGATGGCTTTCCGACAAGAACAGGGGCGGAGTTTCTAGAGTTACTGAAGGCTCTTGCGACGAGTGACCCTAAGAATCTGGCCGGCTCTTCGCTTGAGGCGTTTCTTGGTTCGCATCCAAAGGCGCTGGCGTTTGTGCAGGCGCCGAAGCCTGCGCCGTCGAGCTTTGCCCGCGAGAGCTACTTTGGTGTGACCGCGATGAAGTTCACCAACAAGGATGGAGTCAGCCGATTTGGGCGCTATCGCATCGTTCCTGAGGCTGGGAACGATCATTTGGATGACGCTGCGGCTGCTGCCAAAGACGCGAACTACCTGATGGATGAGATTGCGGAGCGAGTTGCGAGAGGGCCAATCAAGTTCAAGATTCTGGTGCAGCTTGCGAACGATGGCGATGTGGTGGACGATGCGACCAATCACTGGCCGGACGATCGAAAAGTTCTTGAACTCGGCACCTTCGCTTTGACGGCGCTGGTGGCCGATAACGCTCAGGAACAGAAGCAGATCATCTTCGATCCGATTCCGCGGGTGGAGGGAATCGAACCATCGGATGATCCGCTGCTGGAGTTGCGAGCGGCGATTTATCTGCTGAGCGGGCGTCGGCGAAGGGCTGCTTAG
- a CDS encoding oxidoreductase yields MSKKWQASDIPSLADKRVLITGANSGIGYHAALKLARKGAHIIFACRDQRRGEAALARVEADSPGLRMELAILDLASLSSIHHFAAAELAQHRPLHLLINNAGVMTPPRRKETADGFEVQFGTNVLGHFALTALLMPALQQAAGASSGNAAERPRVVTIASIAHKRGRINFDDLNSTRSYSPMGAYQQSKLANLLIAFELDRRLRAASSRIMSVAAHPGVANTNLFQSGEYSAVEKSLRTFVGHVIGIALNSDSEGALPTLYASTSDDAEDGGYYGPQGFLEMRGHEVGRAKIAAQATDTACAVRLWQVCEELTGVKFFSEVAAVAS; encoded by the coding sequence ATGAGCAAGAAGTGGCAAGCATCAGACATTCCGTCGCTCGCAGACAAGCGTGTTCTTATCACTGGAGCGAATAGCGGCATCGGTTATCATGCTGCGCTAAAGCTTGCCCGTAAGGGTGCTCACATTATCTTTGCCTGCCGTGATCAGAGACGAGGCGAAGCTGCCCTCGCCCGAGTGGAAGCCGATTCACCGGGCTTGCGCATGGAGCTGGCAATTCTTGACCTCGCTTCTCTTTCTTCGATCCATCATTTTGCGGCTGCTGAACTCGCGCAACATCGCCCGCTGCACCTGCTCATCAATAACGCCGGCGTTATGACTCCGCCCCGCCGCAAAGAAACAGCTGATGGCTTCGAGGTGCAATTTGGCACGAATGTTCTAGGCCACTTCGCACTCACTGCACTTCTTATGCCCGCGCTGCAGCAGGCTGCTGGCGCATCTTCCGGCAATGCAGCCGAACGACCTCGAGTCGTGACCATTGCTTCGATTGCACACAAACGAGGACGCATAAACTTCGATGACTTGAACTCCACGCGAAGCTACTCTCCGATGGGAGCCTATCAACAATCGAAGCTCGCCAATCTTCTGATTGCTTTCGAGCTGGATCGTCGCCTGCGCGCGGCGAGCTCACGCATCATGAGCGTTGCTGCGCACCCTGGCGTAGCGAATACAAATCTCTTCCAGTCGGGCGAATACTCCGCAGTTGAAAAGAGCCTTCGCACCTTTGTGGGACATGTTATTGGCATTGCTCTCAACTCGGACTCCGAAGGGGCTCTCCCGACGCTCTATGCATCAACATCCGACGATGCAGAAGACGGTGGGTATTATGGGCCGCAAGGTTTTCTGGAGATGCGTGGTCACGAGGTAGGACGAGCAAAGATAGCTGCACAAGCGACCGACACCGCCTGTGCCGTTCGCTTATGGCAAGTCTGCGAAGAATTGACAGGGGTTAAATTCTTTAGCGAGGTGGCGGCTGTCGCCTCGTAA